A single window of Triplophysa dalaica isolate WHDGS20190420 chromosome 14, ASM1584641v1, whole genome shotgun sequence DNA harbors:
- the si:ch211-14c7.2 gene encoding uncharacterized protein si:ch211-14c7.2 has translation MLQRNNNNNHPCLDMTHRELMHDCIRPSVSFTSALEFGAIPLIKGLRAWAVSGGYSKARRKAVAGPRGQGMCQQPPENRVGQRGWAGQVSSSYGQMPESTSSTTRTPGVRQGGLGALVTVATLKGTEGGGRQTQTRCLFLKAQGRGNYICAVENRGGGMRIAGARTDAVILEGEKEKVRSIGPRLFQDGTDGSGTLKAKPRAIRKWRKCSKSTGTAEKKTSKGKITNPPREPERDDKNNTVISEESINTSPDRIKQCQKEEDTSQEDTTELKNDKRAHSPISMHIVAPESTDTQTYCSSAKPCANTGEQIEDGMASSPSDNCLENCERSSCANDEPQGDIEISKCDHHLNANDIPNIEKSNKDRNPCAVVPNVPFVLCETTLDTFEIKPTTPNCNTEPSVGHPPMKASSEDPVNNIHENQDQESRTDECSLNCENQHSVENLTNPSQRGGPPDASFTVKPAGCMGHRCIPARAASNTNEKNWKPPMCSPQQREELVSERKILEVQQSNKSSSRGYGSSTADETVISVQSQSNPAPPTTAAIATAIPAEGGARGEDLLPLENFRDLPSELTRDGDNVATSHELGDGDEDEFGAFMQAGGTQLWTTGFTELQQSASGDDYNSGDLKSCTDANESTSWHSDWTVIHPFQQSESSWVAFSQESVEQKAPDGQWWLSTVDKPNLLLSPIHDVSSVFQKAFPSEKPSHEDPDDIPTLTQLLQGPDGNGNTGDNREKTLLDGLQDLDRMIGLNCKRAESLSCKLLLQSLHLQRPSSDCVTVRVKGSARFSPNLPTSNQQLATSAKRRLSYDFNRNIMT, from the exons ATGCTCCAAcgaaacaacaacaataaccaCCCCTGCTTGGATATGACCCATAGAGAGCTTATGCATGACTGCATAAGACCTAGTGTCTCCTTCACTAGTGCCCTTGAGTTTGGAGCTATTCCCCTTATTAAAGGCCTGAGAGCATGGGCTGTAAGTGGTGGCTACTCCAAAGCTAGAAGAAAGGCTGTTGCTGGACCTCGGGGACAGGGCATGTGCCAGCAGCCTCCTGAAAACAGGGTTGGGCAAAGAGGCTGGGCAGGTCAGGTCAGTAGTAGCTATGGCCAGATGCCAGAGAGTACATCTAGTACAACGAGAACTCCCGGGGTCAGACAAGGTGGCCTCGGTGCACTCGTAACTGTGGCCACGCTGAAAGGCACGGAGGGGGGTGGCCGTCAGACTCAGACACGCTGCCTCTTTCTCAAAGCCCAGGGAAGAGGTAACTACATCTGCGCCGTGGAAAACCGCGGGGGTGGGATGAGAATCGCAGGTGCACGGACTGACGCTGTTATTCTGGAGGGGGAAAAGGAAAAAGTTAGATCTATAGGACCAAGGCTGTTTCAAGATGGGACAGACGGAAGTGGAACTCTGAAAGCCAAGCCCAGGGCCATAAGAAAGTGGAGAAAGTGCAGTAAATCAACAGGAAcagcagagaaaaaaacaagtaaagGGAAAATCACTAATCCACCTCGTGAGCCAGAACGtgatgacaaaaacaatactgTGATCTCAGAGGAGTCAATTAACACATCACCAGACAGGATAAAGCAATGCCAGAAAGAAGAAGATACAAGTCAAGAAGACACGACTGAgcttaaaaatgacaaaagggctCATTCACCCATATCAATGCATATTGTTGCACCCGAGAGCACGGACACACAAACCTACTGCTCTTCTGCCAAACCATGTGCCAATACCGGTGAGCAGATTGAGGATGGGATGGCTAGTAGTCCATCTGATAATTGTTTGGAAAATTGTGAACGATCTAGTTGTGCCAATGATGAACCACAGGGAGACATTGAGATCAGTAAATGTGATCATCACCTCAATGCAAACGATATTCCGAATATTGAAAAGAGTAACAAAGACAGAAATCCATGTGCCGTTGTGCCAAATGTACCATTTGTACTATGTGAGACTACCCTTGATACCTTTGAAATAAAACCGACCACACCAAACTGTAATACTGAGCCAAGCGTAGGCCACCCACCCATGAAAGCTTCCTCTGAGGATCCTGTCAACAACATTCATGAGAATCAAGATCAAGAATCCAGGACAGATGAGTGCTCACTGAACTGTGAGAATCAACATTCGGTGGAGAATCTCACAAACCCATCACAAAGAGGCGGGCCTCCTGACGCAAGCTTTACAGTGAAGCCGGCGGGTTGCATGGGGCACAGATGCATTCCAGCAAGAGCAGCGAGCAACACCAATGAGAAGAATTGGAAGCCTCCGATGTGCTCACCTCAGCAACGGGAGGAATTAGTTTCAGAACGCAAGATACTTGAAGTTCAGCAATCTAACAAATCCTCTTCGCGAGGATATGGCTCGTCAACAGCCGATGAAACTGTAATCAGTGTTCAGTCCCAGTCTAATCCTGCCCCTCCCACCACTGCAGCCATAGCAACAGCCATCCCAGCAGAGGGGGGGGCTCGAGGTGAAGACTTGCTGCCACTGGAGAACTTTAGAGATTTACCATCAGAGCTGACAAGAGACGGGGACAACGTGGCCACGTCTCATGAATTGGGTGACGGGGATGAAGATGAATTTGGGGCTTTCATGCAAGCAGGTGGGACGCAGCTCTGGACGACCGGCTTCACTGAACTTCAACAGTCGGCTTCTGGAGACGATTACAACAGCG GAGATCTGAAGAGTTGCACTGATGCCAACGAATCTACATCCTGGCATTCTGATTGGACGGTAATCCATCCATTCCAGCAGTCAGAGAGCTCATGGGTGGCCTTCAGTCAGGAGTCTGTGGAGCAGAAAGCGCCCGATGGCCAGTGGTGGCTTTCTACTGTAGACAAACCAAACCTTTTACTTTCTCCTATTCATGATGTG TCAAGTGTCTTTCAAAAGGCCTTCCCTTCAGAAAAGCCCTCCCATGAAGATCCTGATGACATTCCTACACTAACACAGCTTCTGCAAGGACCAGATGGAAATGGCAATACAGGGGATAACAG GGAGAAAACCCTACTTGATGGCCTACAGGATCTGGACCGGATGATTGGTCTGAATTGCAAGAGGGCGGAGTCTCTGTCTTGTAAACTTCTCCTTCAGTCTTTGCATTTGCAACGTCCCAGCTCT GATTGTGTGACGGTTCGAGTAAAGGGCAGTGCCAGATTTTCTCCAAATCTCCCAACGTCCAACCAGCAGTTGGCTACGAGTGCTAAAAGAAGACTGTCTTATGACTTTAACAGAAATATCATGACTTAG
- the sertad3 gene encoding SERTA domain-containing protein 3 gives MVAKGQKRKIHGDYETGGSVWESQLQSVLDISMDKFHRDQALVEPSLLRSVLIHNTLRQVQFEVESLSEVGNPKSQAFTELQLESDFSRGSTLMSQNTHTDEEVMAWSSEDEFSLSSAISSILKDLDAVIEGGPGPCVSQRTPLGSIENVTGDGKSTQSGLRTEKTSDIISPSSKIDMMYPSGLQDVALDKLLLDIDTTVFEPEVNFLQGFSVNADELVKCLPSMSKSSSLDSPSSSICHGQPTWEIHEIEHVMDILMRTCPQS, from the coding sequence ATGGTGGCTAAGGGACAGAAGCGTAAGATCCATGGGGATTACGAGACCGGCGGTTCCGTTTGGGAAAGTCAGCTTCAGTCTGTGTTGGACATCTCCATGGATAAGTTCCACCGTGACCAGGCTTTAGTGGAGCCAAGCTTATTACGCTCTGTCCTTATCCACAACACACTTCGGCAAGTCCAGTTCGAGGTAGAGTCCCTGTCTGAAGTCGGAAATCCAAAATCGCAAGCCTTCACAGAATTGCAGCTGGAGTCTGATTTTTCCAGAGGTTCCACTTTAATGAGTCAGAATACACATACAGATGAGGAGGTCATGGCCTGGTCTTCAGAGGATGAGTTTTCTTTATCTTCAGCCATCTCTTCTATTCTCAAAGATCTAGATGCAGTCATAGAGGGTGGTCCAGGACCTTGTGTATCTCAGCGGACTCCGCTTGGCTCTATTGAGAATGTAACAGGAGATGGAAAGTCCACACAATCAGGTTTGAGAActgaaaaaacatctgatatAATATCACCATCCAGCAAAATAGACATGATGTATCCTAGTGGTCTTCAGGATGTGGCTTTAGATAAACTGCTTCTTGACATTGATACAACCGTGTTTGAACCAGAGGTGAATTTTCTGCAAGGTTTTTCTGTTAATGCTGACGAGCTGGTCAAGTGTCTGCCATCAATGTCCAAATCATCATCCTTAGACTCTCCCTCATCTTCAATCTGTCACGGTCAGCCCACATGGGAAATTCATGAGATAGAGCATGTTATGGACATCCTGATGAGAACGTGTCCACAGAGTTAA
- the blvrb gene encoding flavin reductase (NADPH): MSDAIKNVAIFGSTGMTGLATLPIAVSSGYNVTVLVRDPARLPADHKASRVVVGDVLNKDDVKKTLEGQDAVIIILGTRNDLNPTTMMSEGTRNILEVMKGRGIRKVVACMSAFLLWDRSKVPPRLVPVTEDHDRMHAVLKESGLDYVAVMPPHIADDKPLTEKYTVTENMLKGRVISKHDLGHLFVKCLSTSEWDGKTIGVCGEYS, encoded by the exons ATGTCTGATGCTATTAAAAATGTGGCGATTTTCGGCAGCACGGGAATGACAGGGTTAGCGACCTTACCGATCGCAGTGTCCTCAG GTTACAATGTGACCGTGCTGGTGAGAGACCCGGCTAGGCTTCCAGCAGACCATAAGGCTTCCAGGGTGGTAGTAGGAGATGTTCTGAACAAAGATGATGTTAAGAAGACTTTGGAGGGTCAGGATGCAGTCATCATAATATTGGGGACAAGGAATGATCTTA aTCCTACAACAATGATGTCTGAGGGAACACGGAACATACTGGAGGTCATGAAGGGCCGCGGAATACGCAAAGTTGTTGCATGCATGTCAG CATTTCTGCTGTGGGATCGCTCCAAAGTTCCTCCTCGCCTTGTGCCAGTCACTGAAGATCATGACCGAATGCACGCTGTTTTAAAAGAATCAGGACTGGACTATGTAGCAGTCATGCCTCCACACATTGCTG ATGACAAACCACTAACAGAGAAATACACGGTGACTGAGAACATGTTGAAAGGGAGAGTTATCTCCAAACATGACCTGGGCCATTTATTTGTCAAGTGTCTTTCCACTTCTGAATGGGATGGAAAAACAATTGGAGTTTGTGGAGAATATAGCTAA
- the kcnk6 gene encoding potassium channel subfamily K member 6, translating into MSTAVKSCFVLIGFILAYMSYLILGALVFSAIERPVEENLKSELNSLKEEFLNLSCINATAFESFLEQVLKANKYGVSILENASLRTNWDLASSLFFANTMVTTVGYGHTTPLSDTGKAFSIVYALIGVPFTMLVLTACVQRLMHPLTYGPISVCQRRAGLQPRTASVMHFIVLLLLVVLAFFVVPALVFSAIEETWSFLDAFYFCFISLCTIGLGDFVPGEKPGQQLRGLYKISVMVYLFVGLMFMFLVLRTFHKLADVHGWTAFFQLPSYDADTEDKEPIIEQEPDEESSQTDKASVQPLDPRSQASYSSINR; encoded by the exons ATGTCCACGGCAGTGAAGTCTTGCTTTGTGCTCATCGGTTTCATCTTAGCATACATGAGTTATTTGATATTGGGTGCGCTTGTTTTCTCTGCCATCGAGCGGCCCGTCGAGGAGAACCTGAAGTCTGAGCTGAACTCCCTGAAAGAAGAGTTCCTCAACCTGAGCTGCATCAACGCCACGGCCTTTGAAAGTTTCTTAGAACAAGTTTTAAAAGCGAACAAATACGGCGTGTCCATCCTTGAAAATGCATCGCTTCGGACGAACTGGGATTTGGCGTCGTCGTTGTTTTTTGCCAACACCATGGTCACGACAGTGG GGTATGGTCACACCACGCCGCTCTCTGACACGGGTAAAGCTTTCTCCATTGTGTACGCTTTGATCGGAGTGCCCTTCACCATGTTAGTGCTCACAGCCTGCGTGCAGCGCCTCATGCATCCGCTTACCTACGGGCCCATCTCCGTGTGCCAGCGACGGGCCGGATTGCAGCCACGCACTGCCAGCGTCATGCActttattgtgttgttgttgctggTGGTTCTGGCCTTCTTCGTGGTGCCTGCATTGGTGTTCAGCGCTATTGAAGAAACCTGGTCTTTCTTGGATGCCTTTTATTTCTGCTTCATATCCCTCTGCACCATAGGACTGGGAGATTTTGTGCCCGGGGAAAAACCAGGACAGCAGCTCCGGGGTCTGTACAAGATATCCGTCATGG TGTACCTGTTCGTGGGCTTGATGTTTATGTTCCTGGTCCTTCGCACCTTCCACAAGCTTGCTGACGTGCACGGGTGGACGGCTTTCTTCCAACTGCCGAGCTACGATGCAGATACCGAAGATAAAGAGCCCATCATTGAGCAGGAGCCTGATGAAGAATCATCGCAGACTGACAAAGCCTCCGTTCAACCCCTGGATCCAAGATCTCAAGCTTCCTACAGCTCTATAAACAGATAA